From a region of the Luteibaculum oceani genome:
- the ruvA gene encoding Holliday junction branch migration protein RuvA, which translates to MIHFLQGTIEEKSPTHLLLDVNGVGYWIHISLNTFQDIPESGKYRIYTHLQIKEDAHSLFGFSTLEELDMFRLLIGISGVGASTARLILSSLSAQEIKVAIASEDVNTFKKIKGIGAKSAQRIILELKDKIKDVEMGGISSVSGNTLINEALSGLLVLGFDKTKAQKVLDKVAESKPESVESAIKAALKMLY; encoded by the coding sequence ATGATACATTTTTTACAAGGTACCATAGAAGAGAAATCTCCAACCCATTTATTACTCGATGTAAATGGTGTGGGGTATTGGATTCATATTTCCCTGAATACTTTTCAGGATATTCCAGAAAGCGGGAAATACAGAATTTATACCCACCTTCAAATAAAGGAGGATGCACACAGCCTATTTGGGTTCTCTACTTTGGAAGAGCTGGATATGTTCCGCTTGTTAATTGGAATCTCTGGGGTGGGAGCTTCTACAGCTCGACTAATTTTGTCATCTTTGTCGGCCCAAGAAATTAAAGTAGCCATAGCATCCGAGGATGTTAATACCTTCAAGAAAATCAAGGGAATAGGAGCCAAGTCTGCACAGCGAATAATTTTAGAATTAAAGGATAAAATTAAAGACGTAGAAATGGGTGGAATTTCATCCGTTTCGGGCAATACTTTGATAAATGAAGCGTTATCGGGCTTGTTAGTTTTGGGATTTGATAAAACCAAAGCGCAAAAGGTGTTGGATAAAGTGGCGGAAAGCAAACCCGAAAGTGTGGAAAGTGCAATAAAAGCCGCCCTTAAAATGTTGTATTAG
- a CDS encoding Sir2 family NAD-dependent protein deacetylase, producing MSKKKLAVLTGAGISAESGLKTFRDGDGLWENHSVYDVATPEAWQRNPNLVLRFYEARWKQMKTVQPNAAHQGLKTLETDFQVEIITQNIDDLHERASSNHILHLHGEINKVCSDKNPFKPLKLPNPEKYITLDDRAADGGKLRPYVVWFGEPVPAMEQAAEIVISADALVIIGTSLQVYPAAGLVNYLHPSKPIFILDPNPMAELSVANPIYSIAKKAGEAFEELKTLIDRNL from the coding sequence ATGAGCAAAAAGAAACTCGCCGTATTAACTGGAGCTGGAATTAGCGCCGAAAGCGGATTAAAGACCTTTAGAGATGGCGATGGCCTTTGGGAAAATCACTCTGTTTACGATGTGGCTACCCCAGAAGCATGGCAGCGAAATCCGAATCTTGTATTACGTTTTTATGAGGCGCGTTGGAAGCAAATGAAAACAGTGCAGCCCAATGCCGCCCACCAGGGTTTAAAAACGTTGGAAACTGATTTTCAAGTAGAAATTATCACCCAAAATATAGACGACCTTCATGAGCGTGCCAGCAGTAACCACATCCTTCACCTACACGGTGAAATAAACAAGGTTTGCTCGGATAAAAACCCCTTTAAGCCATTGAAATTACCCAACCCCGAAAAATACATAACACTTGATGACAGGGCAGCGGACGGAGGAAAATTAAGACCATATGTAGTTTGGTTTGGAGAACCCGTTCCCGCAATGGAACAAGCTGCAGAAATCGTTATTTCGGCCGACGCATTAGTGATTATTGGGACAAGCCTACAAGTATATCCAGCCGCTGGCCTTGTTAACTATTTACATCCTTCCAAACCCATTTTTATTTTAGACCCCAACCCCATGGCCGAATTATCGGTTGCAAACCCCATATACAGCATAGCCAAAAAAGCGGGTGAAGCTTTTGAGGAACTTAAAACACTAATTGATAGAAATTTATGA
- the sov gene encoding T9SS outer membrane translocon Sov/SprA — MAFLFCIGINSLFAFQQQQADSPRVNLPFPLRDDFQAGGEYSSPFNLNNPSNFGTQVKYDPKTGRYTVYKMIGGKYVRYPRTFTVEEYLSYDLEQSIKQYWQSKQQADALGSEGGARAEKPLFGFEVESESFDRIFGGNRIDIRPQGQLEVDFGVNVSRTENPALAERQRRIITPEFNQRINLNVVGQIGEKLKLGTNYNTEATFEFDNQMKLDYSGEEDDIIKKIEAGNVSLPLNNSLITGSQSLFGIKTQLQFGRLTATTVFSQQKGKRSEIEVSGGAQTSKFEIKADEYEANKHFFLSNYFRNQYDKALASLPNVNSGINITRIEVWVTNYNNTTEDTRNIVAISDLGEDQAYQTPNYNPPFTFTDNDPGRHPYNNHNSIYADISQDPDITGFSNAASALEAKGYVSAVHFEKLESARKLRDSDFSLNPRLGFITLNSQPLNNDEVLAVAFEYTLNGETYQVGQLSTDGVNPPKALLLKLIKPTIINPRIPLWDLMMKNVYSINAYQVNKQDFTLNVLYNSPEIGVNINYLPLKGVEDKPLLQVVGLDRLDAVGASNPDGVFDFVDGAATNGGTINARNGRIYLTSVEPFGEFLEKQLIAAGVPPDTIANVVFKELYDSTVIAAQQIPEKNRFSMAGEYKSASGSEISLNALNIPEGSVVVSAGGVVLKENVDYTVDYNLGRVTIINQGLLESQTPIKISLESNSLFSVQQKTLIGGRFDYRVSKDINIGATILNLSERPITPKVNFGDEPINNTIYGFDVAFQKEAPFLTKLVDGLPFISTKEKSNISFNGEFAQLIPGHSRAIGQGGNAYIDDFEGSQSTIDLRSANGWSLASAPQGQPTLFPNGGKTNNLEYGYDRAQLAWHVIDPLFFRNDNLTPDNIDDDIRSNHFQRQVLEQEVFPNRQLAPQTPANIAVFDLNFFPKERGPYNFNPNLEPDGSLSNPEESWGGIMKRISTSNFEQNNVEFIQFWLMDPFNEDSKNTTGGDLYFNLGNISEDILKDSRKSFENGLPKNPSDIDAQLDTTVWGLIPKKQSIVNAFDNSDNSTKTQDVGMDGLPDLAERTFFKPFLDAIRPRVSPEAYNAIVNDPANDNYHYYRGTDYDDASLDIIERYKRYNGVEGNSPTTQDSPENYPTSATAIPTTEDVNLDNNLSESESYFQYRVSLRPEDMVVGQNFITNVVEAVPELPNGAEKPVKWYQFKVPVRAPEATIGGIQDLRAIRFIRMFMKGWSEQANLRFARLELVRGEWRKYQKALLDPDAPLPAVTSSFDIAAVNIEENSQREPVNYVLPPGIARERDVSTTNARELNEQALVLRSQNLNDGEAKAGFKNTQFDVRQYKKIQMYVHGENISESLPLNYGDITVFVRLGSDFENNYYEYEMPLTPTDISGGIVTDPNRVWPEANNMVIEFEDLQNLKIERNNGGNPAIIEYSKTIGKNRVTIKGNPVLSDVTTLMIGIRNPYREKNIWNNDDGRLRSVEVWVNELRLTDFTNEGGWAAVGRLNADLADFGTVAVAGNISTPGFGSIEKKVNERQQETRKGYDASTNLELGKFLPEESGIKIPMYMGVSEQTVNPRYDPLSPDLEFDQATDGLSKDAKEKRLRRTQTKTIRRSINFTGVRKERTNPEKKPKIYDVENLSLSYAYNETYFRDFNTENKINKTYRGGLTYGFNHIPKSIKPFEKVEWLQEGKYFAPIRDFNFYLSPRNIAFSTTVNRSYTQQVIRSNTEFELPPTPNYTKTFNWNRVYDLKYDLTKSLKLTYNANNEAVIGEPAGRVSKQFEDEYKVFVDSVRASIREFGETTHFTQTVGLNYNIPLSKIPALDWLDANLGYNGTYDWQRAPFSQDSLGHTLQNSNTKSINGQATFARLYNKVKFLRELTAKKNRARRSRSRSSAVSSLNNLNKIQPNKSDTTDKKKKKDPNALNPAEQFLSLLMSAKTATFTYTKNQGMMLPGYAKRTSIMGMDPGFNAPGFGFVFGQQNEDFPFMAAQEGWLVAEPELFQPYTTTENETYNLRLNLEPVKDMRIDLSWNKDLTVSSNGFFRHNGDTNQFGQLLFNPDAWELQSPVEQGSVSMSINMLKTAFTPDDPDNFTNPLFDELLENRREISRRLGEEDDNSSGVLQSGYYDGYSGSSQHVLIPSFMAAYTGKSANSVSLDIFGQTPAPSWNLTYTGLGKVPAMRKLFRNVSVNHAYKASARASYTTNLQSTDNNGNAARSGDNNDFIPERQITTVAIQESLAPLVGFNVSWKNSLSTKLNVNKDRQVALSLTNQQITEVKSLGFDIGIGYRFKDVKFPFQIGNKDLKSDINANAQISIARNVTVIRKINEGVNDPTDGRLSISIRCNADYVVNSQITIRAYYDRSVTKPVLSIPFPTFNTRAGLSFRYSLAP; from the coding sequence TTGGCTTTTTTGTTCTGCATAGGGATAAACTCCCTTTTTGCATTTCAGCAACAGCAGGCCGATTCCCCTCGCGTAAACCTTCCCTTTCCTCTTCGCGACGATTTTCAAGCTGGAGGTGAATATTCCTCTCCTTTTAATCTAAATAACCCATCCAATTTTGGAACACAGGTAAAATACGACCCTAAAACGGGGCGCTACACCGTGTACAAAATGATAGGTGGAAAGTATGTTCGTTATCCTCGCACCTTTACTGTAGAAGAATATTTAAGCTACGATCTAGAGCAATCCATAAAACAGTACTGGCAATCTAAACAACAGGCCGATGCCCTTGGGTCTGAAGGGGGCGCAAGAGCCGAGAAACCTTTGTTTGGTTTCGAAGTAGAAAGCGAATCCTTTGATAGAATCTTTGGGGGAAACCGTATTGATATCCGGCCTCAAGGACAACTCGAGGTGGATTTTGGAGTTAATGTAAGCCGAACTGAAAATCCAGCCCTTGCCGAAAGACAAAGAAGGATAATTACCCCAGAATTTAATCAGCGCATTAACCTTAACGTAGTTGGGCAAATTGGGGAAAAATTAAAATTAGGAACCAACTACAACACCGAAGCGACTTTTGAATTCGATAACCAAATGAAATTGGATTACTCGGGTGAAGAAGACGATATTATAAAGAAAATTGAGGCAGGTAACGTTTCCCTTCCGCTTAACAATAGCCTTATTACCGGTAGCCAGAGTTTATTTGGTATTAAAACGCAGCTCCAATTTGGAAGATTAACAGCCACCACTGTTTTCTCCCAACAAAAGGGAAAAAGATCTGAAATTGAAGTTTCGGGAGGAGCTCAAACTTCCAAATTTGAAATAAAGGCAGACGAGTACGAAGCGAACAAGCACTTCTTTCTATCGAACTACTTTAGGAATCAGTACGACAAGGCGCTGGCGAGTCTACCGAATGTGAATTCGGGTATAAACATTACGAGGATAGAGGTTTGGGTAACCAATTACAATAATACCACTGAGGATACTAGGAATATTGTAGCCATTTCCGATTTAGGGGAAGATCAGGCATACCAGACTCCAAATTATAATCCTCCCTTTACCTTTACAGATAACGACCCAGGGCGTCACCCATACAATAACCACAACAGCATATATGCGGATATTTCGCAGGATCCTGATATAACAGGTTTTAGTAATGCTGCCAGTGCTTTAGAGGCAAAGGGTTATGTTTCTGCCGTCCATTTCGAGAAACTGGAAAGTGCTAGGAAATTAAGAGACAGCGATTTTAGCTTAAACCCAAGACTAGGTTTTATTACGCTTAATTCCCAGCCTCTTAACAACGACGAAGTATTGGCAGTTGCATTTGAGTATACTTTAAATGGAGAAACCTACCAGGTAGGACAGCTTTCTACTGATGGGGTAAATCCACCTAAAGCGCTGTTGCTAAAACTTATTAAGCCTACCATCATCAACCCTCGTATTCCCCTTTGGGATCTGATGATGAAAAACGTTTACTCGATAAACGCCTACCAAGTAAATAAGCAAGACTTTACCTTAAATGTGCTGTACAACAGCCCAGAAATAGGGGTGAACATTAATTATTTGCCATTAAAAGGGGTGGAAGACAAACCTTTGCTTCAGGTGGTGGGCTTAGATCGTTTAGATGCTGTGGGTGCCTCAAATCCTGATGGAGTTTTTGACTTTGTGGATGGTGCTGCAACTAACGGAGGAACTATAAATGCCAGAAATGGTAGGATATACTTAACCTCTGTTGAACCCTTTGGTGAGTTTCTAGAGAAACAGCTTATTGCTGCTGGGGTTCCGCCCGATACCATTGCAAATGTCGTTTTCAAGGAGCTTTACGATTCCACGGTTATTGCTGCGCAACAAATTCCAGAGAAAAACCGATTTAGTATGGCGGGAGAATACAAGTCTGCCTCGGGATCGGAAATTTCGCTTAACGCTTTAAACATACCCGAAGGTTCAGTGGTGGTTTCTGCTGGTGGGGTGGTACTTAAAGAAAATGTCGATTATACCGTAGATTACAATTTGGGTAGGGTAACCATTATAAATCAAGGGTTACTGGAGTCGCAAACCCCCATCAAAATCAGTTTGGAGTCTAACTCATTGTTCTCGGTACAACAGAAAACCCTTATTGGAGGACGTTTCGATTATCGAGTTAGCAAAGACATAAACATTGGTGCAACCATTTTAAATCTTAGCGAACGACCCATCACTCCAAAAGTTAATTTTGGCGATGAACCCATTAACAATACCATTTATGGGTTTGATGTTGCTTTCCAAAAAGAGGCTCCCTTCCTAACAAAGTTGGTGGATGGACTTCCATTTATTAGCACTAAGGAGAAGTCGAATATTAGTTTCAACGGGGAATTTGCTCAGTTAATACCAGGGCACTCCAGAGCAATTGGTCAAGGTGGAAATGCCTACATCGATGATTTCGAAGGTTCACAATCTACCATTGATTTAAGATCTGCGAACGGCTGGAGTTTAGCTTCTGCACCGCAAGGGCAGCCAACTTTATTTCCCAATGGTGGGAAAACCAATAATCTGGAATATGGGTACGACAGAGCACAATTGGCGTGGCACGTTATTGATCCGTTATTCTTTAGAAACGATAATCTAACCCCTGATAATATAGACGACGATATTCGTTCTAACCATTTTCAGCGTCAGGTACTGGAACAGGAAGTATTTCCCAACCGCCAATTAGCGCCTCAAACTCCTGCAAACATTGCCGTTTTTGATTTAAACTTCTTCCCGAAAGAAAGAGGTCCCTATAACTTTAACCCCAACCTAGAGCCAGACGGTAGCCTGAGTAATCCGGAGGAATCTTGGGGGGGGATTATGAAAAGAATTTCTACTTCCAATTTCGAACAAAACAACGTTGAGTTCATTCAGTTCTGGTTAATGGATCCCTTTAACGAGGATTCTAAAAATACTACTGGTGGTGATCTGTATTTTAACCTAGGGAATATTTCGGAGGATATCTTAAAGGATTCGAGAAAGAGTTTTGAGAATGGTCTTCCTAAAAATCCATCGGACATCGATGCGCAATTGGATACTACCGTTTGGGGATTGATACCCAAAAAACAAAGTATAGTTAACGCCTTTGATAACTCCGATAATTCTACCAAAACCCAGGATGTGGGTATGGATGGATTACCGGATTTAGCTGAGCGTACTTTCTTTAAACCATTTTTGGATGCCATCCGTCCAAGGGTTAGTCCCGAAGCGTATAATGCGATTGTGAATGACCCTGCGAATGATAATTACCATTATTATCGAGGTACAGATTACGATGATGCTAGTCTCGATATTATAGAGCGCTATAAAAGATACAATGGAGTAGAAGGTAACTCGCCTACCACTCAAGATAGTCCGGAAAACTATCCAACTTCGGCTACTGCAATTCCAACTACAGAGGACGTTAACCTGGATAACAACTTATCAGAATCGGAAAGTTATTTCCAATACCGAGTTTCTCTAAGACCTGAGGATATGGTTGTTGGACAGAATTTCATTACCAACGTTGTTGAGGCGGTTCCCGAACTCCCCAATGGAGCCGAGAAACCAGTAAAATGGTACCAGTTTAAAGTACCCGTTCGCGCTCCAGAAGCAACTATTGGTGGAATTCAAGATTTAAGAGCCATCCGTTTTATCAGAATGTTCATGAAGGGGTGGTCTGAGCAGGCAAATTTAAGGTTTGCAAGATTGGAGTTGGTGCGAGGAGAATGGCGTAAGTACCAAAAGGCATTACTGGATCCAGATGCACCGCTTCCGGCGGTTACCAGTAGCTTCGATATTGCGGCTGTGAATATTGAGGAAAACTCTCAACGTGAGCCGGTAAATTATGTGCTGCCTCCAGGGATAGCAAGGGAGCGAGATGTATCTACAACCAACGCGCGGGAACTAAACGAGCAAGCATTGGTTTTGCGTTCTCAGAACTTAAACGACGGGGAGGCAAAGGCTGGATTTAAAAATACCCAGTTCGATGTTAGACAATACAAGAAAATTCAAATGTACGTTCACGGAGAAAATATCTCCGAGAGCTTACCTCTGAATTATGGAGATATCACTGTTTTTGTTCGTTTGGGATCGGATTTTGAAAATAACTACTACGAGTACGAAATGCCGCTCACCCCAACCGATATTTCGGGGGGGATAGTAACGGATCCAAACCGTGTTTGGCCAGAGGCGAACAACATGGTTATCGAGTTCGAGGATCTGCAGAATTTGAAAATCGAACGAAATAATGGCGGTAATCCTGCCATAATAGAGTATTCTAAAACCATAGGTAAAAATAGAGTGACCATTAAGGGGAACCCTGTTTTAAGTGATGTAACAACCTTGATGATAGGGATTCGAAATCCGTATCGAGAGAAGAATATTTGGAACAACGATGACGGTCGATTAAGATCGGTAGAGGTTTGGGTAAACGAGTTGCGTTTAACCGATTTTACCAATGAAGGGGGATGGGCTGCCGTAGGTAGATTAAATGCCGATCTCGCCGATTTTGGTACCGTTGCCGTGGCGGGTAATATCAGTACCCCTGGCTTTGGGTCTATTGAGAAAAAGGTAAACGAAAGGCAACAAGAAACCCGAAAAGGCTACGATGCCAGTACCAATTTGGAATTAGGGAAATTTTTACCCGAGGAATCGGGAATAAAAATTCCAATGTACATGGGAGTTTCAGAACAAACCGTGAATCCTCGCTACGATCCGCTATCTCCAGACTTAGAGTTTGATCAGGCAACAGATGGATTATCCAAAGATGCCAAGGAAAAGCGTTTAAGAAGAACGCAAACTAAAACCATAAGGAGATCTATAAACTTCACAGGGGTTAGAAAGGAAAGAACTAATCCAGAAAAGAAACCCAAGATTTACGATGTAGAAAACTTGTCGTTAAGTTATGCCTACAACGAAACCTACTTCAGAGATTTTAATACCGAGAATAAGATTAATAAAACCTATCGAGGAGGTTTGACCTATGGGTTTAATCATATTCCAAAAAGCATAAAACCCTTCGAAAAGGTAGAGTGGCTGCAAGAAGGGAAATACTTTGCGCCCATTAGAGACTTTAACTTTTACTTATCTCCAAGAAATATTGCCTTCAGTACTACTGTAAACAGGTCATATACTCAGCAGGTAATCCGCTCCAATACAGAGTTCGAATTGCCTCCGACTCCAAACTATACTAAAACCTTTAACTGGAATAGGGTTTACGATTTAAAATACGATTTAACCAAGTCGTTAAAGTTAACGTACAACGCTAATAATGAGGCGGTAATTGGGGAACCTGCTGGAAGGGTTAGCAAGCAGTTCGAAGACGAGTACAAGGTCTTTGTAGATAGCGTTAGAGCGAGTATTCGAGAATTTGGTGAAACCACGCACTTTACGCAAACGGTTGGATTGAATTACAACATCCCCTTAAGTAAAATTCCCGCTTTAGATTGGTTAGACGCCAATTTGGGATACAATGGAACTTACGATTGGCAGCGAGCACCGTTTTCTCAAGATAGTTTGGGGCATACCCTACAAAATAGCAATACCAAATCTATTAATGGACAAGCCACCTTTGCTCGCTTATACAACAAGGTTAAATTCTTAAGGGAGTTAACTGCCAAGAAAAATAGAGCTAGGCGTTCACGCTCAAGAAGCAGCGCAGTAAGTTCTTTAAACAACCTTAATAAAATTCAACCTAATAAATCGGATACTACCGATAAAAAGAAGAAAAAGGATCCAAACGCCTTAAACCCCGCAGAACAGTTCCTAAGTCTATTGATGTCGGCTAAAACGGCAACGTTTACCTACACCAAAAACCAGGGTATGATGTTGCCGGGATATGCAAAGAGGACCAGTATTATGGGGATGGACCCTGGGTTTAATGCACCAGGGTTTGGCTTTGTTTTCGGGCAGCAAAATGAAGACTTCCCATTTATGGCGGCCCAAGAAGGATGGTTAGTAGCAGAACCAGAGCTTTTCCAGCCTTACACCACCACCGAAAATGAAACGTATAATCTTAGGTTGAATCTAGAACCGGTTAAGGATATGCGTATCGATTTAAGTTGGAATAAAGACTTAACGGTTTCTAGCAATGGGTTTTTCAGGCACAATGGAGATACCAATCAGTTTGGCCAATTGTTATTCAATCCCGATGCTTGGGAGTTGCAAAGCCCGGTAGAGCAAGGTTCGGTTAGTATGTCTATAAACATGCTTAAAACCGCCTTCACACCAGATGATCCAGATAATTTTACCAACCCATTATTTGATGAGCTCCTAGAAAATAGAAGAGAAATTTCTAGACGTTTAGGAGAAGAAGATGACAACAGTTCTGGCGTATTGCAGTCTGGATATTACGATGGTTACAGTGGAAGCTCGCAACATGTATTAATTCCCTCTTTTATGGCGGCGTACACTGGTAAATCTGCAAATTCTGTTTCACTGGATATTTTTGGTCAAACCCCCGCGCCAAGTTGGAATTTAACTTATACCGGACTGGGGAAAGTTCCCGCCATGCGAAAATTGTTTAGAAACGTTTCGGTAAATCACGCTTACAAAGCGTCGGCGAGAGCTAGTTATACCACCAACCTGCAGAGTACAGATAATAACGGTAATGCGGCAAGAAGTGGAGACAACAACGACTTTATTCCCGAAAGGCAAATAACAACAGTTGCAATTCAAGAAAGTTTGGCACCGCTAGTTGGATTTAACGTGAGTTGGAAAAACAGTTTAAGCACCAAGCTTAATGTTAATAAAGATCGTCAGGTAGCATTGAGTTTAACCAACCAGCAGATAACGGAGGTAAAGAGTCTTGGCTTTGATATTGGTATAGGGTACAGGTTTAAGGACGTGAAATTCCCTTTCCAAATAGGGAATAAAGATTTGAAGAGTGATATAAACGCAAACGCCCAAATATCAATTGCCAGAAACGTTACCGTTATTAGAAAAATTAATGAGGGGGTTAATGATCCTACGGATGGTAGATTAAGCATTTCGATACGTTGCAATGCAGATTATGTGGTGAACTCTCAAATTACCATTAGAGCATATTACGATCGCAGTGTAACTAAGCCCGTTTTATCCATCCCATTCCCAACATTTAATACGCGAGCAGGTTTAAGTTTTAGATATTCTTTAGCACCGTAA
- a CDS encoding NADP-dependent malic enzyme, with protein MAKSKRQEALDYHEKGKPGKIEVVPTKPYQTQRDLSLAYSPGVAEPCKVIAEDTDKVYNYTGKGNLVAVISNGTAVLGLGNIGPEASKPVMEGKGLLFKVFSDIDVFDIEVDATDIDGFVNAVKAIAPTFGGINLEDIKAPEAFEIERRLKAELDIPIMHDDQHGTAIISAAALLNALELAEKKIEEVRVVVSGAGAAAISCGKLYQALGVKQEHIVMFDSKGAITTDRDDLDERKRQFANPNSYEDLADAMKGADVFLGLSIGNIVTPEMLKSMAKNPIVFACANPDPEIPYQTAIETRPDVIMATGRSDHPNQVNNVLGFPYIFRGALDVRATDINEEMKLAAVHALAKLAKKTVPDEVAQAYGLKTLTFGRESIIPKPLDPRLITEVSMAVAKAAMDSGVAKHPITDWKAYEKKLMSRLGLEKRFTRNIFENAKQIKKKRLVFAEADNYYILKAAQQCVEENLAIPILLGKEDEIRSLEQEHHLDLSGCEIMDPRDDSAAELRKDFGKKYFAKRQRKGVTLWEAEKMMRERNYFGSMLVETGKADAFLSGITRSYGEVLRPALRCVGTEPGIKKVAGMYVMLTKDRPYFFADTTVNLNPTVEEIVEITLLTAKTVKKFGIEPRIALLSYSNFGSAPGPDAEKMRAANKILQEEHPDLIVDGEIQANFAINNDLMNEKFPFSKLLDQRTNTLIFPNLSAGNIAYKLMDEMGGAETLGPVLMGMNKPFHVLTLGCSVKEIINMAAIAVLDCETRK; from the coding sequence ATGGCTAAATCAAAGCGTCAGGAAGCACTGGATTACCACGAAAAGGGAAAGCCCGGTAAAATAGAAGTGGTTCCAACCAAACCCTATCAAACACAACGTGATTTATCATTAGCCTATTCTCCTGGGGTGGCAGAGCCCTGTAAAGTAATTGCAGAAGACACCGATAAAGTCTATAACTACACTGGAAAAGGGAATTTAGTTGCAGTAATTTCTAATGGTACTGCAGTCCTCGGATTGGGGAATATTGGGCCTGAGGCATCTAAGCCAGTAATGGAAGGAAAGGGACTTTTGTTTAAGGTCTTTTCTGATATAGACGTTTTTGATATAGAGGTTGATGCTACAGATATAGACGGTTTTGTTAATGCTGTTAAGGCTATCGCTCCAACTTTTGGGGGAATAAATTTAGAGGACATTAAGGCTCCAGAAGCTTTTGAAATAGAACGTCGTTTAAAAGCGGAATTGGATATTCCAATTATGCACGACGACCAACACGGTACAGCCATTATCTCGGCAGCAGCATTATTAAATGCACTTGAACTAGCAGAGAAAAAAATAGAGGAAGTTAGAGTGGTGGTTTCCGGTGCAGGAGCTGCAGCTATTTCCTGTGGAAAATTGTACCAAGCCCTGGGAGTAAAGCAAGAGCACATAGTTATGTTCGACTCCAAAGGCGCAATAACCACCGATAGAGATGATCTCGACGAAAGAAAAAGACAATTTGCTAATCCAAATAGCTATGAGGATTTAGCTGATGCCATGAAAGGTGCAGATGTGTTTTTGGGATTGAGTATTGGGAATATCGTTACTCCTGAAATGCTAAAAAGCATGGCCAAGAACCCAATTGTTTTTGCCTGTGCTAATCCCGATCCCGAAATTCCATACCAAACAGCCATAGAAACACGGCCAGATGTGATTATGGCAACGGGTCGAAGCGATCATCCCAACCAGGTTAATAACGTACTTGGGTTTCCATACATATTCAGAGGTGCGCTAGATGTAAGGGCTACCGATATTAATGAGGAAATGAAATTGGCTGCCGTACACGCTCTGGCAAAGCTGGCAAAAAAGACGGTTCCCGATGAGGTGGCACAAGCCTATGGATTAAAAACCCTAACCTTCGGTAGAGAAAGCATAATTCCTAAACCTCTAGATCCTAGATTAATAACTGAGGTATCTATGGCTGTAGCAAAGGCGGCAATGGATTCGGGAGTTGCTAAACACCCCATTACCGACTGGAAAGCCTACGAGAAAAAATTGATGTCGCGCTTAGGTTTAGAAAAGCGCTTTACCAGAAATATTTTTGAGAATGCTAAGCAAATTAAAAAGAAGCGCTTAGTTTTTGCAGAGGCCGATAACTACTACATTCTAAAGGCAGCCCAACAATGTGTTGAGGAAAATTTAGCCATACCTATTTTATTGGGTAAGGAAGATGAGATTAGATCTTTAGAACAGGAGCATCATCTGGATTTATCCGGATGTGAAATAATGGATCCACGTGATGATTCGGCTGCGGAGTTGAGAAAGGATTTTGGTAAGAAATACTTTGCCAAGCGTCAGCGCAAAGGGGTAACCCTTTGGGAAGCCGAAAAAATGATGCGCGAGCGAAATTATTTTGGATCTATGCTGGTAGAGACGGGTAAGGCGGATGCCTTTTTAAGTGGAATTACCCGCTCTTATGGAGAGGTATTGCGTCCTGCACTGAGATGTGTGGGAACCGAGCCGGGAATTAAAAAAGTGGCGGGAATGTATGTAATGCTTACCAAAGACAGACCCTACTTTTTCGCGGATACTACGGTAAACTTAAATCCAACTGTTGAGGAGATTGTAGAGATTACGCTGTTAACGGCTAAAACGGTTAAGAAATTCGGTATAGAGCCTCGCATTGCATTGCTTTCGTATTCCAATTTCGGTTCGGCACCTGGTCCCGACGCCGAAAAAATGCGTGCAGCGAATAAAATACTTCAAGAAGAGCACCCAGATTTAATTGTGGATGGGGAAATCCAGGCGAATTTTGCCATCAACAATGATTTGATGAATGAGAAATTCCCCTTCTCAAAACTTTTAGACCAAAGAACGAATACCTTGATTTTCCCCAATTTATCTGCAGGAAATATTGCCTATAAATTAATGGATGAAATGGGAGGTGCAGAAACACTTGGCCCTGTGCTAATGGGAATGAATAAACCTTTCCATGTATTAACCCTGGGTTGTTCGGTAAAGGAAATAATTAACATGGCAGCCATCGCTGTTTTAGACTGCGAAACCCGGAAATAG